The nucleotide window TTAGGGCTGCAAAGACAATGAATATTTGACGACGCGCGCCGCTCATGAAGGTGAGGGCGTAGTAGAGCCAATAGCGACTGCGCAGCACCAAGTGGCGGCGTTGTGGTGGCCCAATCTCAAATTTTGGGAAGGTCATGAGAACAGCGGCGGCGGCAATCATGGTGACGACACCTGCGGCTGCAAAGACGGAGAGGAAAGAAAGATCTAGGGCTTTCCAAATAACAAAAACCAACCCATAGGCTGCAAGCGCTGCCATGGCGCCAGCTGATACAATGCGGCCCATTTGTCGGGCTGCGGTTTTCTTCTCTAACCACTGGAGCGAGAGCGATTGGTTGCAGGTTTCATAATAGTGAAAACCGACCGACATAATGAAGGTCGTGATCATGAGGCCATAAAAGCTATCATAAGCACCGGTGATCGCGACGCCTAAACCCATGATGAAAAGTGAGCCGATGGCCAAGGCGCGTTCTGTCATGAACAGTAAGAAGTAGACTGCAAGAAACGACAAGAAGCCCGGTATTTCGCGGATGGTTTCTTGAATGCCGATTTCCCAACCAGTGAAAGCGACTTCATCAACGGCGAAGTTTTTGATCATCACAAACCAAGAGGCGAAAGAAAATTGCATTCCCATCTGCATGATGATCAACATCAAAAGAGGAGTGCGCCAGCCACCTTGGGTGAGTTTCTTTATCATTTAGATTTGTCCAAGCCGGCAAGACCTACGAGGGTGTTCAAGTATTTTGATATACTGGGTCTTTCCCGATGAAGAAAGGGCACAGGGCGGCAAATATCATGGGCGGCTAGACCAATGCGGGCTGTCAGCAACCCGTTTATAACACCTTCACCAAAACGGGCAGACAACCTTGCTGCCAGACCATGCCCAACCATTTGCTGCATTAGCCCGTCCCCGATGGAGATTGCGCCTGTTATGGCAAGGTGACTGACCACTGATTTCGTCAACCGCCAAAAGCCGACCATACCCGGTTTGCCGCCATAAAGTTCAGACAGGGCGCGGATCAATCGCAAGTTTTCTGCAAGTACATATAAGACATCAACCAACGCACGTGGCGATACGGCGGTGACAATCGCCACTCGTTTGGCCGCATTCATCACCAGTTCTTCTGCCCGGTTATCAAGCGGTGAAAGTAATTCCGTTTCAATCAGGCGAATAC belongs to Hyphomicrobiales bacterium and includes:
- a CDS encoding MFS transporter, producing the protein MIKKLTQGGWRTPLLMLIIMQMGMQFSFASWFVMIKNFAVDEVAFTGWEIGIQETIREIPGFLSFLAVYFLLFMTERALAIGSLFIMGLGVAITGAYDSFYGLMITTFIMSVGFHYYETCNQSLSLQWLEKKTAARQMGRIVSAGAMAALAAYGLVFVIWKALDLSFLSVFAAAGVVTMIAAAAVLMTFPKFEIGPPQRRHLVLRSRYWLYYALTFMSGARRQIFIVFAALMMVEKFDYGVEQMATLFLINGVVSMVLAPQIGRMIDKIGERNALIIEYIGLFFVFFSYAYVTTAEWAAALYVIDHAFFAMAIAMKTYFQKIADPQDIAPTAGVAFTINHIAAVFMPIFFGLLWLYSPAAVFLSGAAMAIISLILSLMVPRNPHEGQEVTGPFSALGKHAAPSPAE